TCCTGCATGGCCTTATCTTATTGGATATAAAGATCACCCTACTACTTTAAGGTGTGATGGATTGGTTGAATGGACATATGAACATGTTTTCAATGAACCAATAAGCCCAGACGAGACCAGTTCAAATAACACTGGTATTGTTCCTCAAGATTATAGTAATGGTCTAGGACAACCAGTAGCTACTTGCCCTATTCATGGAGGACATCATAATATGTGTCCTACTCTACAACTGGAATGGCTCAATAATGAATCACAAGCCGTAGATGGACACGATATTTCTGGACCTCGCCACGGGGAACCATCCTATAATAGTTCTCCTATTCTATTAAATGCAACTGTTATACCATCAAATGGGAGTCCAAGTACAAAATTCTATTTTACGACTACTTATATAGATAATGAATTAGACGAACCTAATTATTCTTGTTCTGTTATAGTTGATGGGAATTATTATAATATGAGTAATGTTGGTGAAACTCGCTATAATGGAGAATATAGATATCCAAGTTCAGGAGGGCAGTCATTCAGTGTTGGAGAACATCATTATTACTTTTATTTTAGAAGTAACCGAGAAGGACAATACGATACAGTTCGTTATCCTGCTTCCGAAGATTTGATTTTCTATGTTACAAATTTACCAACAACAATTTTGGTTAGTGAAATAGTTAATCCTTCTACTTGTGAGCCATATCAGACAGTTAATGTTTCTGGAAGTGCAGTTTATGATAATGGCCCATCAGTAACAAGCGGAACAGTTACAATTACAATATCTGGTGTCAATGTATGGACAACACCCTTAGATGTAAATGGTAATTATAGTAGAAATATAACTGCTCCAGGTTCTAATGGTAATTATAGCGTAAATGTAAGCGTATCTGACGGAAGCATAGCAGGAACTACTTCTCAATCATTACAGGTTCAGCCGGGAGGTGGAGGGAGCGGATATACATTTTATCGTAGTACCGTTTGTAGAGATGTAGACGATCCTTCGCCCTATGATCCTATTCATGAGACAATAGCATTTAATGAAAATTGTGACAAAGTTTATGTTTGGGTACATCTTACGGATATATATAAAGCTTTGACAGTAAAATGGAAATGGTATAAACCCGATGGTAGTTTATATAAAACAAATACCTTTAATGTCCCGGACCCTTCTTCCGAAGGCTACGACTCTTGGGATTGGTATAAATGCTGGTATTGGTTGTCAAACATATCGGACATAGAGGGAGAATGGTCTTGTAGGCTTTATGTTGATGATGGTAGTGGATATGACCGTTGTGCAACAGAAAAATTCGTGATTAGGTATGACTTAACAGAACACAAGATGTGTAAAGACATTGAAACTTCAGACCCATATGACCCGATTAATCCTACAAATACATTTTATCAGACGGACAATAAGGCTATGACATGGATGAACATGGATGTGGCTTCGATTGGAGCCAAAGTGAAATGGCAATTCTATGAACCGGCAGGGAGTCTCTATTCTTCTTTTGAAGATAGCGGGGATGCGCCGACTGATGACTATTGGGATTGGTATAAGTTTTGGGGTTGGATAAATATAACCGGACATGATGCAGTAAATAAATGTGGAAATTGGCAAGTTAAAGTACTTATTGAAGACCCTTCGAGCAACTGGGATGAAGAGTATGTGGACTATTTTCAAATACTGGAGTCTCCTGATAGTATACCAATTGTTGATGTAACAGTATCTCCAGAACAACCAATTGAAGGGACCAATATTTCTTTAAATATTTCGGCTACCGATAATACCTATCTACAAAAAGTTACCTTATATTGGAATGACGGAACTCAACATATTCAAACATGGGATAGTATTTTCAGCAGTTCTTTTTCTAATACAAAAAATATTGGTACATATTCAGCAGGGCAGTCTATTTGGTACTATGCTAAAGTATACGATACTTCTGAGAATGAAGGACAAAGTATACTCAAAAATTTTGTTGTGTTGGATATTTCTCCTAACATAGTAGTTATACCAGATACTTTGCGATTTAAATGGGATGGGGGGAGCAAAAAAGAAACCTCTCTTCTTAGTTCCATTGAAGATACTATTTTCTATGATAATGGAACTCCATCATATATTAAACCTTACGACCCCTCTGATGTATCAAGTTGTAAATATTATGGAGTAAAGTTTACTCCAACAGAAAAAACAGGTTCTAAAGTTACAGGAGCAAAAGTTTATATAGGAAATCAAACAGGTTCTGCTTCAACATTTGAGATACATGTCTATGATGATAATGGTGGTAATCCTGGAACTCTTAAAAGTCAAGGGACGTTTAATGTTGGTTCAAGCAGTGGATATTTTTCACCAACTTTATCTACACAGCCATTGATAGTGGGAGATTTTTATATATTTGTAGGGCCGCAAACAATGGATGCTAATATAGGAATAGGGTTAGACAATGGACTTAGTTATGCTGATAGAATGGGTGCTACAGATATCTTACCTGGTTGGTATAATCCGGGATATCCCGGAGATTTTGTGTTAAGGGCGAACGTAACTTATGAAAGCAGTGACACTTGTGATACAGTAAAAACAATGATAGTAACCAATAATGGGAATGCAGACTTAACTGTATCTAATATTACAAAAAATTATAAATGGATAACATCAATTACCCCTACTAACTTTACTCTTATACCAGGTGATTCTCAAAATGTAATTGTAACAGTTGCTTGTAATGGATTGAGTAATGGAACTAATATTGGTTCTCTCAGTATTTTTTCAAATGATACTGATGAAAATCCATACATTGAACCAGTTAAGTTTGTAGTGACGAGTGTAGGCACAGAAGAAAAGCCCATATTCCCTGGTAAGTTTGTGCTCTTTTCACCATCTCCAAATCCTTCTATGGCAGGCACTGTAATTAAGTACGGCTTACCGGAGCAAGCAAACGTCTCATTAAAACTTTATGATGCATCGGGCAGATTGGTTAAAAATTTCTGCTCGGATGTCAAAGAAAAAGGCTATTACACAGCTAATATAAAAAATGGGGAGCTTAACGAAGGGATCTATTTCATTAAATTTGTTGCAGGCAATTTCAAGGCAACACGGAAACTTACGATATTAAGATAAAGTAGAAATTAAAAGGTAGATAAAAAGCCCTTCTCGGAGTTAGTTGACGGAAGGTGTATAGCGTTGAAAAATAGTTAGTCCCCCGTATTATCCCTTTCGGTACAAATTGAACGGCAATTCACTATTAATATCTGGAAGTCAGTTAAGTAGTAGTGATAGTTTTTTCTCAGTAGAACATTTTATAGAACAAAAATTGTTCTATCGTAACCCGCTGAAATATAAAAACTTAACGTATGTAAACCTGTGGAGAACATTCATGATTATATTCTTGATTATAAAGAACTTGAAGAATTGGGTTTGGAAGTAGAATTTTGCAAAAATGGAACTAGACACATAATGGGTGAGTTAATTAATTTTCTTGAAGAATATGATGGCAATGAGGTTATTGTTTGTAAGAAAAATTCTGCAAGGGAAAATAACATAACGCAACCGAGTTCCCCCATCGTTCCCGGGGGAGCTTTTTATTTATCGGGGGGGACAGAAACCTATTGACAGGGAAAGGTTTTGATATCAATATGTTTTATATATGATTCTTAAAATGTTTAACGTTGGTTTTGGAGACTGTTTTTTATTCTTAGATGGGGACAACTCTCTTTGGGTTGACTGCGGATCGAAGAGTTTTAATCCTAAATCTAAAAGTAATCATATACTTAAACTCTTAATAGACCAAACGTTATATAAATATTATGGTAACAAAAATAGTTCCGCATTAATTACGCATTTTCATGGGGATCATTATAATGGTTTCCGATATTTAGCTGAAACTAAGAATGAAGAGAAAATTTTTGATAAGATTTACGTTCCTTATTTAGACATTGAGGATGAAAAAACAGGGGAGTCAATGTTACTTGAAGTGGCGATTTGTTGTTACACTTTTCTGAATAAATTTACTTACTCACATATTATTTCAAAAAACATACTCAAACACATTGAAATGGTAACAAAATTAGCAAATAATATAGAGTATCTCTCTACTGGTAAAAAAATAAAATTTGGAAACCTAGAATTTGATGTTATTTGGCCTGACAAGAAATATGATTTTACCCAATTTAAATTCAAGGATTTCTTAGATAAGATAGATAGTATATTAATATTAAAAGGCGGACAACTTTTTAATGAATTTAATGCTCTTAAGAAAAAAATATTAAAAAATATGAAAGAATGGTATGTGTTAACGGAACATCCTGAATCTGATATGAAAAATTTCAATACTATTATAAGAACTCAAAACAGTCTAATTGGTTTAGAAGATGCGTCATATTATAGCTTAGAAGGTTTCAGACGTAGAAATAATATAAATTTATCAACGGAAAATACTATAAAAAAATTTATACCCTCTTATACTTCTCTTTTTTCAAAAAGTAACAACTCGACAAGCATTGTTTTTCACGATAAAAATAGAAAAATACTAATGACAGGGGATGTAGAGCGGAGTATAATTAATAAGCTAAATTTACAAGATAGTTATCAGTTTTTGAAAGTGCCACATCATGGGACCAGTAGCCATTACACTGATAGTTTACCAGCAGCATTACATTTTTTAATTTCTACAGGGAAGGGACGCGTTGGGAAAATAGGAGTGCAATATATGACACATTCTTGTCCTCTGGGAAAACGATATTGTACATCAGGCGGTAAGTGGTGTAATACTATTGATAATAAGCAAATTTGTTTCAACAATAGTTGCTTAAATAACCAAGAAGTTACATTGCCATTATAAAACGAAAAATATTATATCGAGTTAATATAAATGAAAAACCTATGTGACATGGATCCACGTAATGAAGGGCTTACCTTGGAACATTTTGAGAAGGCAATAAACAAAGAAGTCCCGATAAGTAATAAAGTTCCTGAAAAAATTTGTGAAATGTTGGAACTTGCAAAAAAGATATGTTTTTATGCATATTATGAGTATGATTTTTATTGGTTGTGTAACATTAACTTATTTCTTTTTACTGAAACGGCTATTAAGGAAAGATTTCTTGATGCATTGCCTCGAGAATGTAAGTTGATAAAGAAAGAACAATCAAGAACTATGATTAAAGATATAAATATTTATAAATTTCTTAGAGAAAGATGGAGAATTGTGGGTTATGAAGACGTAGATGCTTCCTTAAAGTCTATTTTGAAATGGCTTAAAAAAGAGAAAATTATACCTAAGCGTATTGATAATGATAGGCAATTAGAAGCTATTTCAAACTTACGTAACTCTGCCGCTCATCTTCACGGAAAATCAGTTTATAACTTTGCTATGGCAATCCCAATATTGTGGGTAACTATAGACTTTGTAAACTGTTTATTTGATACTGAATGTCATGACAAAGAACCGGAATGCATAAAAAGACAACGTGAAGATTATGAGAGACATATGAAAGAGTTTGAAGAGTTAGATAAAACTACCGAATGAACCTTTATCTTATTATGCGGTTACGATAGATTCTGTGGAGGTTTTGACTGGGATAGATTTTTTTCAGAGTTGCCAGATTCGGTAGAAAATAAGATAGAATCACATGCCGATATTAATAGATGGGAACACTTAAAAAATTAACAAAATATATTTTAGAAATAGTGGAGGTGAAATATGTGGTTTGAATGCAAAAAAAAAGAGACCCCATTTCAGAAAACAATAAAAGGGAAAAGAGGTTTTGAAGTAGAAAAACCTCCCTTTATACTTAATTGTAAAGAGTGTGATAACAAAAAATGCAGGAATGAAGAAAAAGAAGCTTGTTGGGTATTGTGGCCACATTATAAAGCTCCAGGGGGAAATAAAGAACCTATTGGAATTTTTTACATAGACGATATGGTAAAACCTAAAGAAGTTTATAAGGAGGATAATAAGAATGACCCACGTGGAAAAATAGAATGCTATTTTAGAATATTTAAGATGCGTAGCAATCTCAAAGAAGATGACACTTCTTTTTGGTTACCCTATTGGATTAGAATAGAAAAAAGCGGAGACGAAGTGCGATTTGGGCAATATTCACCTATGATGCCAGAGACACAACTCGTTGAGCTTATAACAGAGGCAATAAAAAAAGAGAATTTTTTTACACAAAACTCGAAAGATAAAATACACGATGCTTTGTCAGAGTGGTATTCTAAAAAGGAGAAGAAATGACAACATTTTTGGAAGGGATAGCAGGAACACTTGCCGGTTCTCTTACCATATCTTTAGTTATTCATTTATTAAGAGAATCCGAACAACGTAAGCGATATTTGTTAGAATTGTTGAGTGAAATCAGATATAATCAACTTCTTATAGAGACTGCCACAACTACATTAAAAAAACAGATTCCAACAGGAACTACGACTACAAGCTTGGGATATCTTTTACATAATCAGGCATTTCAAGCATGTCAATTAACTGGATACATTTTTTGTCTTCCCCAAAAAGATGAATTAATGATAAGCTATGGCATTATCTATTTAGCTATTAAAACAACACCGCAGATGATAAGTTATAATCAGTTACAGATATTAAGAGATCTATTGAGAAAAATCACTCCAGCACTTGAAAAAACACTTAACAAAAGTTGGTGGTGGCAAGATAAAATTCAAAAATCAAAAAAGATTTTCCATAATATTTTAGGGAAATTAAAATGAAAAATTATCTGTTGAACACAAAGTTGAATGCTAACAATACGGTGTTAACTGATGTAAATCAAATTTTATTATTTAAGGATGCAATTTTGAATAAAAATCATTATCAAATTCAATACTAATTTTGCACTTCTTTCATTTGCATATTCTTCTTTGGGATGTGGGTCCCCAGATTCTTGTCTTTTTTGCATAATAATTGATTGAATATCCTTGAATATTTTAGTAGAGAAAGCGTCAGATGAAATCACCTTTTTCCTTTGAGCTTCTGAAAGTAGATCATTTAAATCCCCTTTACCAATTTTATCGTAAACTAAAATTTGTAAAAATCCTTGTAATGCGGATATTGCATGAGTAATGCAACCACTATAACCTTGGGGAGTTTTTTCTTGAAATCGTCTAAATGCATCGGATAAATCTCTGTTAACCGGCCCCCATTTTTTACCTGAAAGATAAGTCAAAACTGGTATATAAATGTCTTCTGTTATTTTTTTATCCTGACGAAAAACAATGCCATTCCTTGTCAGAACAACATTAAGATTAAACTGTTCAAAGATATCATTAAAATCTTCTGCAAATTTATCAGCTTTTTTGTAAGCAAGGTTTATAATTTCTTCTTTTTTAGCTTCTTCATCAGATTCATCTATGTTTTCGATAGAGAATGTATTTACATTCTGAAGTACAAATAATGACAGCATTTCATATACAACATCTTGATTTTCATTTAAAAAAATGAGTAAGAAATCATCTAGTGTAACTTTAAGGCAACATGATTCAAAGTATTTAATACCATTATTATGTACATTAAAATGTGGTCCCCCATGTTTAAGTAAGCCTTGCCCATAACTTTTTCTTTTATAACGTTCATTTAAGTTTTCAATTGTGTAAAAGACACAATTAGATTTGGTAAACCAGTCTTTATTGGAAAAATACGACCAAATTTTGTGTTTTTCGTCAGGACCGAGGGCACTCCATTCTCGCATCCCCAAATCTGGACATATATTTTTTATAGCATTGGGATTATTAATACTCCATAATTTAAATAATAATTTCATAAAATTTTATTTATTTTATGTAATATAAACTAATCTCAAAAGTTTGTCAACTTTTCCTGGGACAATTAATTTTCCTCTTGCCAAACAACAAGATTAAACCTACAATCCTTTTATGGTTATCAACTACATAACCCTCCAAGACATCCAGAAAGGAACACACGAAAAGAATCGGATGGTCATAATCCAGTGCAGGAATTGTAAAGAACAAAAGATAGGAAATCACATAGATTGGGTGAAAGATTGTATAAGAGACCCGGGGCACTATTCTTTGCATAGATGTCCGGTTTGTAAGACGGAGACAAAACTGAAGAATACTGATATAAAGAAAATTAAAGAGGTGCTGGGGTAGGATGAAA
Above is a window of bacterium DNA encoding:
- a CDS encoding T9SS type A sorting domain-containing protein, producing MRQKIMIMVSLILGIFVVPLPINAHIPTQATNQILYPSPGDVMFRYLTAAGMEGGHVAIFYRYRSDGVREIMQAVGPGSISALVGWNFFMNDMKPDTSYWGSYCQTRGKTLQKREELIDAAYDCIGIAYPAWPYLIGYKDHPTTLRCDGLVEWTYEHVFNEPISPDETSSNNTGIVPQDYSNGLGQPVATCPIHGGHHNMCPTLQLEWLNNESQAVDGHDISGPRHGEPSYNSSPILLNATVIPSNGSPSTKFYFTTTYIDNELDEPNYSCSVIVDGNYYNMSNVGETRYNGEYRYPSSGGQSFSVGEHHYYFYFRSNREGQYDTVRYPASEDLIFYVTNLPTTILVSEIVNPSTCEPYQTVNVSGSAVYDNGPSVTSGTVTITISGVNVWTTPLDVNGNYSRNITAPGSNGNYSVNVSVSDGSIAGTTSQSLQVQPGGGGSGYTFYRSTVCRDVDDPSPYDPIHETIAFNENCDKVYVWVHLTDIYKALTVKWKWYKPDGSLYKTNTFNVPDPSSEGYDSWDWYKCWYWLSNISDIEGEWSCRLYVDDGSGYDRCATEKFVIRYDLTEHKMCKDIETSDPYDPINPTNTFYQTDNKAMTWMNMDVASIGAKVKWQFYEPAGSLYSSFEDSGDAPTDDYWDWYKFWGWINITGHDAVNKCGNWQVKVLIEDPSSNWDEEYVDYFQILESPDSIPIVDVTVSPEQPIEGTNISLNISATDNTYLQKVTLYWNDGTQHIQTWDSIFSSSFSNTKNIGTYSAGQSIWYYAKVYDTSENEGQSILKNFVVLDISPNIVVIPDTLRFKWDGGSKKETSLLSSIEDTIFYDNGTPSYIKPYDPSDVSSCKYYGVKFTPTEKTGSKVTGAKVYIGNQTGSASTFEIHVYDDNGGNPGTLKSQGTFNVGSSSGYFSPTLSTQPLIVGDFYIFVGPQTMDANIGIGLDNGLSYADRMGATDILPGWYNPGYPGDFVLRANVTYESSDTCDTVKTMIVTNNGNADLTVSNITKNYKWITSITPTNFTLIPGDSQNVIVTVACNGLSNGTNIGSLSIFSNDTDENPYIEPVKFVVTSVGTEEKPIFPGKFVLFSPSPNPSMAGTVIKYGLPEQANVSLKLYDASGRLVKNFCSDVKEKGYYTANIKNGELNEGIYFIKFVAGNFKATRKLTILR